A region of Methanocorpusculum labreanum Z DNA encodes the following proteins:
- a CDS encoding TIGR04083 family peptide-modifying radical SAM enzyme, giving the protein MKNPFHVMIIPTLGCPGRCKYCWSSDETSPRMTLDTIDDIVTWLKPLEDQRVTFTFHGGEPLLAGAEFYRQAFKKITEGLPHLSPEFAIQTNLWLMDDELAEIFAEYQVPIGSSIDGPQELTNYQRGDEYFERCLAGYKIAVDHGLLVRFICTFTNSSVKQKEAIVNFFKEQGWVMKLHPALPSLKGENPNAWTLAPEEYGELLVFLLDEAIEHADDLEIMNINDLCRCVFTRAGSVCTYADCMGTTYAVGPDGEIYPCYRFIGMPEWVMGHVRNAPSIESLMESHAGKRMLAFKEFVDTACKDCAHITYCRGGCPYNAIAPTGGSLEGVDPHCTAYKRIFDEITTRLNEEMNAAPVSRVSRVKRQKKPSVTRLIQKIVEE; this is encoded by the coding sequence ATGAAGAATCCGTTCCATGTCATGATCATTCCGACACTCGGCTGCCCCGGGCGCTGCAAATACTGCTGGAGTTCGGACGAAACTTCACCGAGGATGACGCTTGACACGATAGATGATATTGTCACGTGGCTCAAACCGCTCGAAGACCAGCGGGTCACATTTACCTTTCACGGCGGAGAACCCCTGCTTGCCGGAGCCGAGTTTTACCGGCAGGCGTTCAAGAAGATCACAGAAGGACTCCCGCATCTCTCGCCCGAGTTTGCCATTCAGACCAATCTCTGGCTGATGGATGACGAGCTCGCCGAAATCTTTGCAGAATACCAGGTCCCAATCGGATCTTCCATCGACGGACCGCAGGAGCTGACGAATTATCAGCGGGGCGATGAATACTTTGAACGCTGCCTCGCCGGCTACAAGATCGCCGTGGACCACGGACTTCTGGTCAGGTTCATCTGTACGTTCACCAACTCTTCCGTTAAGCAGAAAGAAGCGATCGTGAACTTTTTCAAAGAACAGGGCTGGGTGATGAAACTTCATCCGGCTCTGCCGTCCCTGAAAGGAGAGAATCCGAATGCATGGACCCTTGCCCCGGAGGAGTACGGCGAGTTGCTGGTCTTTCTTCTGGACGAGGCGATCGAACATGCAGACGATCTTGAGATCATGAACATCAATGATCTCTGCAGGTGCGTGTTTACCCGGGCAGGGAGCGTTTGCACCTATGCGGATTGTATGGGAACCACGTATGCCGTTGGACCGGACGGGGAAATTTATCCCTGTTACCGGTTTATCGGGATGCCGGAATGGGTAATGGGCCATGTCAGGAATGCTCCGTCAATCGAGAGCCTGATGGAGAGCCACGCAGGAAAACGGATGCTGGCGTTCAAGGAATTTGTGGACACGGCATGTAAAGATTGCGCCCATATCACGTACTGCAGAGGGGGATGTCCATATAATGCAATAGCACCGACCGGAGGGTCTCTCGAGGGGGTCGATCCCCACTGTACTGCATACAAGAGGATCTTCGATGAGATCACAACACGGCTGAACGAGGAGATGAATGCAGCGCCGGTGAGCAGAGTTTCACGAGTGAAGAGGCAGAAAAAGCCAAGCGTTACGAGACTTATTCAGAAAATCGTTGAGGAATAG
- a CDS encoding HDIG domain-containing metalloprotein, whose protein sequence is MMNTPIQDNETVLQQILSSCEASRLLETKQFMQHGDTNVYEHCIAVARVSCLLADKMGLSVDRESLIRGALLHDYFFYDWHVPDPGHRLHGFTHPKRALQNAMDDFALTTVEQDMILRHMFPLTPTPPRFREGWLLCLADKFCSTLETARFTQNSFVRGFYASEGEMQ, encoded by the coding sequence ATGATGAATACCCCCATTCAGGATAACGAAACTGTCCTGCAGCAGATCCTCTCCTCATGCGAGGCTTCCCGTCTGCTTGAAACAAAGCAGTTTATGCAGCACGGTGACACGAACGTTTATGAGCACTGCATCGCTGTGGCGCGGGTCAGTTGTCTGCTTGCGGATAAGATGGGCTTATCGGTTGATCGGGAATCCCTTATCCGGGGTGCCCTGCTTCACGATTATTTCTTTTATGACTGGCATGTTCCGGATCCCGGGCACCGCCTGCATGGATTCACCCATCCCAAGCGTGCTTTGCAGAATGCGATGGATGATTTTGCCTTGACCACGGTCGAACAGGATATGATTCTTCGCCATATGTTTCCTTTGACGCCGACTCCTCCAAGGTTCCGGGAGGGCTGGCTCCTGTGTCTTGCGGATAAATTCTGTTCGACTTTGGAAACAGCACGGTTTACCCAAAATTCGTTTGTAAGAGGATTTTATGCGAGCGAGGGTGAGATGCAGTGA
- a CDS encoding putative ABC transporter permease, whose amino-acid sequence MILVPLVLEARGEKLGLRLYNESMIGPSRISSTSVSFFTLFDLKYIMIPAAYFLGFVFYSFLGWIWETTYCSVKAKHFINRGFLNGPIIPIYGFGAVLIMIAVSVLGPLAPPVPAFNFTIINILLVFLGGMLLATILEFTVATILETWFHLKLWDYSKNRFNFKGRICLKCSLFFGLLSVLFIMIIEPLTTHAATQIPDKVINIAAGIVLLILLLDICVSVFSLLKLNERLRAAEEIINAKVGTGLVEAAKIRDTLHEKIVEGLDENQLLSRFHYQSRRMAKAYPGSVSLRHTEIWEKLKTHVKKPAK is encoded by the coding sequence ATGATTCTTGTTCCTCTAGTATTAGAGGCCCGAGGAGAAAAACTTGGTCTGCGTCTCTACAACGAGTCGATGATCGGCCCAAGCAGAATCAGCTCGACTTCCGTATCTTTTTTTACCTTATTTGACCTAAAATACATCATGATACCTGCCGCCTACTTTCTCGGGTTCGTATTTTACAGTTTTCTTGGATGGATATGGGAAACGACATACTGCTCGGTGAAAGCAAAACATTTCATCAACCGCGGATTTTTAAACGGCCCGATCATCCCGATCTATGGTTTTGGCGCCGTCCTGATCATGATTGCCGTAAGTGTACTGGGGCCTCTTGCCCCTCCCGTCCCGGCATTCAACTTCACCATCATCAATATCCTCCTCGTCTTCCTTGGGGGAATGCTCCTTGCAACGATTCTTGAATTTACGGTTGCAACCATACTGGAAACATGGTTCCATCTGAAATTGTGGGACTATTCCAAAAACAGATTCAACTTCAAGGGAAGGATATGTTTGAAATGTTCTCTGTTCTTTGGTCTTCTTTCCGTTCTCTTTATCATGATCATCGAACCGCTGACCACGCATGCAGCAACCCAAATTCCGGACAAAGTAATAAACATCGCGGCCGGAATAGTTTTACTGATATTATTACTGGATATCTGCGTTTCCGTATTCTCTCTCCTGAAACTGAATGAACGTCTTCGTGCAGCAGAGGAGATCATCAACGCCAAGGTAGGCACGGGCCTTGTTGAAGCCGCGAAGATCCGTGATACCCTCCACGAAAAAATCGTGGAAGGGCTGGATGAGAATCAGCTTCTTTCCAGATTCCATTACCAGAGCCGGCGTATGGCCAAAGCTTACCCAGGCTCGGTTTCGCTGAGACATACGGAGATCTGGGAGAAACTGAAAACGCATGTGAAGAAACCGGCAAAATAA
- a CDS encoding winged helix-turn-helix domain-containing protein: MDTNTVNVPSPRNSKESGLNMIMFHLRNSKFGLSISDIAKKTGLNRNTISRYLTILATLGQVEIRTVGPSHVYQLSERLPISPQFLAVQPEPTIVVNNEGIILALNSYMRESLGNTLGIDTENLVGKNYKELNSELFNIITALPEYVNALNGKMPTVGAWTYLETSAARCRLWILPIIFFDGIPGIMIQAETWICPEGRK; this comes from the coding sequence ATGGATACAAATACGGTGAATGTTCCCTCCCCGAGAAATTCAAAAGAATCCGGACTTAATATGATAATGTTTCATTTAAGAAACAGCAAGTTCGGGCTTTCAATATCCGACATTGCAAAAAAAACAGGATTGAACAGAAATACGATATCACGATATTTAACGATACTTGCAACACTGGGTCAGGTCGAGATACGCACCGTTGGTCCTTCACATGTGTATCAGTTGTCCGAACGTCTTCCAATCTCGCCACAGTTTCTGGCAGTACAACCCGAACCCACTATCGTTGTCAATAACGAAGGCATTATTCTTGCATTAAATTCATACATGCGGGAAAGTCTGGGAAATACCCTTGGGATTGATACAGAAAACCTTGTCGGAAAAAATTATAAGGAACTTAACAGTGAGCTATTTAACATAATAACTGCTCTGCCTGAGTATGTGAATGCGCTGAACGGAAAAATGCCTACGGTTGGTGCATGGACATATCTCGAAACTTCAGCTGCCCGTTGCCGGCTCTGGATACTGCCTATCATTTTTTTTGATGGGATTCCCGGAATCATGATTCAGGCGGAGACATGGATATGTCCTGAGGGAAGGAAATAA
- a CDS encoding type IV pilin → MRSSGKKDAGVSPVVGVMLMLVVTIIIAGIVSLTAAGFMDSTGTQTDEPQIEFVGLYTAGYTAATVSNIDKQTYQTEAAGLLFKVVGDKPVDLMKMHLYLASGKSSGGGGSVDLGYDDPVSTAYLPGGSTWNSRRQIILPPEYMRGYRIVLFGLSEDDPNIHNTIADPGDMFVVSCEYVNPSSPSLAIGLRKDDADGNTVVSAGIGANGDAILTLSNAETGYVYVRHTLIESDMIATV, encoded by the coding sequence ATGAGATCTTCTGGTAAAAAAGATGCAGGTGTATCGCCGGTTGTCGGAGTTATGCTTATGCTTGTTGTGACGATCATTATTGCAGGCATTGTCAGTCTGACTGCTGCCGGTTTTATGGATTCAACCGGTACACAGACAGACGAGCCCCAAATCGAGTTTGTCGGTCTTTATACTGCAGGATACACCGCAGCAACGGTTAGTAACATTGACAAGCAGACATATCAGACAGAAGCAGCGGGTCTTTTGTTTAAGGTAGTCGGCGATAAGCCGGTTGATTTGATGAAAATGCACCTCTATCTTGCAAGCGGCAAGAGTTCCGGCGGCGGGGGGTCTGTTGACCTTGGCTATGATGATCCTGTTTCAACCGCCTATCTTCCCGGAGGCAGTACGTGGAATTCAAGACGTCAGATAATTCTCCCTCCGGAATACATGCGAGGCTACCGTATCGTATTGTTTGGCCTGAGTGAAGATGACCCGAATATTCATAACACGATCGCAGATCCGGGAGATATGTTCGTTGTTTCATGCGAGTATGTCAACCCCTCAAGTCCAAGCCTTGCAATCGGTCTGAGAAAAGATGATGCAGACGGTAACACCGTCGTTAGCGCAGGAATTGGCGCAAACGGCGATGCAATTCTGACACTGAGCAATGCCGAGACCGGGTACGTGTATGTGAGACATACGCTGATCGAATCGGATATGATCGCAACGGTTTAA
- a CDS encoding type IV pilin, with product MRTDNEKNDGVSPVVGVMLMLVVTIIVAALVAAFAGGLGSAATPAPSAGFDFTIHAGGQTSSYPGVVCEIPVATGEFTSNQLEIITTYVVPDTYNGVPLTNAGKTITHTITGQVEDYGVDLNGGTARIDWALSPLYSASDDPFVPKTQVYNEPIVATTGNGLTWGYGMNDLLYFGGNAPIASGTIWWFKEIDRFLGFPTTERTTYGFTEGSLVHITVIHVPTGTVLSDQDVRALW from the coding sequence ATGCGAACAGATAATGAAAAAAACGATGGGGTTTCCCCTGTTGTCGGTGTTATGCTGATGCTGGTTGTAACAATCATTGTTGCAGCATTGGTCGCAGCATTTGCCGGGGGTCTTGGCTCTGCAGCTACCCCTGCCCCTTCCGCAGGCTTTGACTTCACCATTCATGCCGGCGGCCAAACGAGTTCCTATCCGGGAGTTGTATGTGAAATCCCGGTTGCTACTGGAGAATTCACCTCAAATCAGTTGGAAATTATTACGACTTATGTTGTTCCAGACACCTACAACGGGGTTCCCCTCACGAATGCAGGAAAGACTATCACCCATACTATCACTGGACAGGTCGAGGATTACGGCGTTGATTTAAACGGTGGAACTGCCAGGATCGATTGGGCTTTATCACCACTTTATTCTGCATCTGATGATCCCTTTGTTCCAAAAACACAGGTTTATAATGAGCCAATTGTCGCAACCACCGGAAATGGTTTAACATGGGGCTATGGCATGAATGATTTACTCTACTTTGGCGGTAATGCACCCATCGCAAGCGGTACAATTTGGTGGTTTAAGGAGATCGACCGATTCCTTGGTTTCCCAACTACCGAAAGGACAACCTACGGATTTACCGAAGGGTCATTAGTTCACATAACGGTGATTCATGTTCCCACGGGGACCGTACTCAGTGACCAGGATGTGAGAGCATTATGGTAA
- a CDS encoding type IV pilin produces the protein MKHDSAVSPVVGVMLMLVVTIIVAAVVAAFVGGITSDEQIAPSVNFDVSYVAGISDTDTTNSVPDYSSSASKNNGFVFKLLGGDSVQLDKIKIMLTSDGSSITFDPSIYRDETSPVVNEAAIEVMPGTNNTKQTYFAVANNLDTTISVGESFILLADGYYDNTKDASAVKIGKFLLWTPSTGGRFVVQEHVPVTYTIFDTITGKQIQKGTITIN, from the coding sequence ATGAAACATGATTCTGCAGTTTCCCCTGTTGTCGGTGTTATGCTGATGCTGGTTGTAACGATCATCGTTGCAGCCGTAGTTGCCGCATTTGTCGGCGGCATTACGAGCGATGAACAGATCGCGCCAAGCGTCAATTTTGATGTGTCCTATGTAGCAGGTATTTCTGATACCGATACAACGAACAGCGTGCCTGATTATTCTTCATCGGCATCAAAAAACAACGGTTTTGTCTTCAAACTTCTTGGGGGTGACTCTGTTCAGCTTGATAAGATAAAAATCATGTTGACAAGTGACGGGTCTTCGATCACATTTGATCCGAGTATCTATCGTGATGAAACGAGTCCTGTCGTAAATGAGGCAGCTATTGAAGTAATGCCTGGTACAAATAATACGAAGCAGACCTACTTTGCGGTTGCCAATAATCTGGACACCACAATTTCGGTTGGTGAGTCATTTATTCTTCTTGCTGACGGATATTACGACAACACAAAAGATGCATCTGCAGTTAAAATAGGCAAATTCCTTCTCTGGACCCCGTCAACGGGCGGCAGATTTGTCGTTCAGGAACATGTTCCGGTAACCTATACGATATTCGACACAATTACCGGCAAGCAGATCCAGAAAGGAACAATCACCATTAACTGA
- a CDS encoding type IV pilin N-terminal domain-containing protein: MKKTHNSQKNSAVSPVIGVMLMLVVTIVIAAFVATFAGGLFSTSEAAPVASIDVKILYNSGYTGNDCVMYIENLGGDSIPTSDLRILTYYTSKTGSAAGTIKGDRTAMNTRSITVTNSTGVTGQKIVVPILLNAAYGDAATDNTAINFGNYNFAPGTIMSTYSNEGTAYILMGQTSSANQLKYLNKYDGDTINDGYTDFSIGSNVHVEIIHTPSNSVLYSKDVIVA; this comes from the coding sequence ATGAAAAAAACACATAATTCACAAAAAAACAGCGCAGTATCCCCCGTTATCGGTGTTATGCTGATGCTGGTTGTAACCATCGTTATTGCTGCATTTGTGGCAACATTTGCCGGGGGTCTGTTTTCAACATCTGAAGCAGCGCCGGTTGCATCGATCGACGTAAAAATTCTCTACAACTCCGGATATACCGGAAATGATTGTGTCATGTATATCGAAAATTTAGGTGGAGATTCCATCCCCACATCAGATCTGCGGATCTTGACCTATTATACATCCAAGACCGGTTCAGCGGCTGGAACTATCAAGGGTGATCGTACAGCAATGAATACCAGATCAATTACCGTTACCAATTCAACTGGGGTAACTGGTCAGAAAATCGTTGTACCGATTCTCTTAAATGCGGCATATGGTGACGCTGCAACTGATAACACTGCCATAAACTTCGGCAACTACAACTTTGCACCCGGGACGATAATGAGTACCTACAGCAACGAAGGAACTGCCTATATTCTTATGGGTCAGACAAGTTCAGCGAATCAGCTGAAATACCTTAACAAATATGATGGTGATACCATCAATGACGGCTATACTGACTTCAGCATCGGATCAAACGTGCATGTTGAAATCATCCACACTCCTTCGAACAGTGTTTTGTACAGCAAGGATGTGATCGTAGCATGA
- a CDS encoding type IV pilin has translation MKSKNKESGVSPVVGVMLMLVVTIIIAAVVGMVAANYVGSTEASPMTRINYLGSVQGNDFENGFLGEVGLLFENIGGENIVLTNLELTLQENTRGVVNETTITFNDAPSTAISGILTPGEARLSITPSAKKVDYRMKKVGVTMKYGTYLAYQTIEPGERFIIYTDRIIQSDTSKYSQLYMAATRDGTYSEGFFEIGPGTVYTLKDTSTGNVIASGDLSGKVYDYI, from the coding sequence ATGAAGTCTAAAAACAAGGAATCTGGGGTCTCCCCGGTTGTCGGCGTTATGCTGATGCTGGTTGTAACGATTATTATTGCAGCAGTTGTGGGAATGGTTGCAGCCAACTATGTAGGAAGTACGGAGGCATCGCCGATGACAAGGATCAACTACCTTGGTTCTGTTCAGGGAAATGATTTTGAAAACGGCTTTTTAGGCGAAGTCGGTCTTCTTTTTGAAAATATCGGTGGTGAAAACATTGTTCTGACAAATCTGGAGCTCACTCTGCAGGAAAATACCCGTGGTGTTGTGAATGAAACGACAATTACGTTTAATGACGCCCCCTCAACCGCGATTTCCGGCATCCTGACACCCGGAGAAGCCCGTCTGTCTATTACACCATCAGCCAAAAAGGTTGACTACCGGATGAAAAAGGTAGGCGTCACCATGAAATACGGGACGTATCTTGCTTATCAGACCATTGAGCCGGGAGAACGTTTCATCATTTATACCGACCGGATTATCCAGAGTGACACATCAAAGTATAGTCAGCTCTACATGGCCGCAACGAGAGACGGCACATACTCGGAAGGATTTTTCGAGATTGGTCCGGGAACGGTTTACACACTTAAAGATACATCAACGGGCAATGTAATTGCATCGGGTGATCTGTCCGGAAAGGTGTATGATTATATCTGA
- a CDS encoding type IV pilin, with amino-acid sequence MKKTKMLKKHRSDRDSAVSPVVGVMLMLVVTIIVAALVAAFAGGIGTTTEAAPTASLDVSLFIGPGSAMIENIAGDTLPTKDLLITVSYDVPVKFANKNLDHGGETIIHTIDGGLEPVAENDLDTTLAGYPFVYQITNNNATVSKRTVNNQLFGQADLVSGSSIAFDLNYFTGFDTKKALTYGIDTGTTFHVTIVHIPTSTVIYDKDVRIQ; translated from the coding sequence ATGAAAAAAACAAAGATGTTGAAAAAACACAGATCCGATCGGGATTCTGCAGTATCTCCGGTAGTCGGAGTTATGCTGATGCTGGTTGTAACAATTATTGTTGCAGCCCTCGTCGCAGCATTTGCCGGGGGTATTGGAACAACAACGGAAGCTGCACCTACAGCCTCACTTGATGTTTCTCTCTTCATAGGACCAGGGTCTGCCATGATTGAAAACATTGCCGGGGATACTCTGCCGACGAAAGATTTGCTGATCACTGTATCGTATGACGTTCCGGTAAAGTTTGCCAATAAGAATTTGGATCACGGCGGGGAAACCATCATCCACACGATTGACGGCGGACTCGAACCAGTAGCTGAAAACGATCTTGATACAACTCTGGCAGGCTATCCGTTTGTGTATCAGATTACGAACAACAATGCGACCGTCAGTAAACGAACGGTAAACAATCAGCTCTTTGGTCAGGCTGATTTGGTTTCAGGAAGTTCCATTGCTTTTGATTTGAATTATTTCACTGGTTTCGATACTAAGAAAGCATTAACCTATGGAATTGATACTGGAACGACATTCCATGTAACGATCGTTCACATTCCAACCAGCACCGTCATTTATGACAAGGATGTGAGAATCCAATGA
- a CDS encoding type II/IV secretion system ATPase subunit: MRLPSFKKTDETTTVLSVTKDDESAVIKEIFSENMTSSAEKNQAPMNIKKEGKKPSARLKKTKNHKKSAEAKETTFSIKSLLSGKPEQKTVFEEPPQVLHLPPFETEFEILDRYWLTPPYAYANIYRDEYDNVHYQMVEPKLNEKELVVLEETFEHLRSMLVYDTVRKRGELELDPYLLREVITNFDPDITPERRDTLIYYLNRNFLGYGKLDPLMHDEKIEDITCNGADIPIFLYHRRFANVETDILFDSTELNKYVLKLAQRGDKQLSLTSPIIDAALPEGSRVQLTYSDIISSKGSSFTVRKFKAEPMTPADLVVSNTYSSELMAHLWLAVENRKSMIIAGGTASGKTSTMNAASFFIPAVAKIVSIEDTREIQLPHVNWLPMKTRESAANISGVGNVSMFSLLKAALRQRPEYIIVGEVRGEEAQTLFQAMNTGHTTYSTLHAGNVKEAINRLVNDPINVPAAMFGALNLVVIQSLLYGEGKGFRRCLSLNEIMVNDDTIAWTPLFQWNHTTDRFDKVYTRSAVFDSIAYQNGWTDEQMQERINSKIQALDEMAASGKTNPDAVEKAIIETILRERKQS; the protein is encoded by the coding sequence ATGCGTCTTCCCTCATTCAAAAAAACGGATGAAACAACTACCGTACTTTCTGTGACGAAAGATGATGAGTCCGCAGTTATCAAAGAGATCTTCTCGGAAAATATGACGAGTTCAGCAGAAAAAAACCAAGCCCCCATGAACATAAAGAAAGAGGGAAAAAAACCATCTGCACGTTTGAAGAAGACAAAAAACCACAAAAAATCTGCCGAAGCGAAAGAAACCACCTTCAGCATCAAATCTCTTCTGTCTGGAAAACCTGAACAAAAGACCGTCTTTGAAGAGCCGCCGCAGGTTCTCCACCTGCCGCCGTTTGAAACTGAATTTGAAATCCTCGACAGATACTGGCTCACCCCGCCGTATGCATATGCCAACATTTACCGTGATGAATACGACAATGTCCATTACCAGATGGTAGAGCCGAAACTCAATGAAAAAGAACTCGTTGTCTTAGAGGAAACGTTCGAACATCTCAGGAGCATGCTTGTCTACGACACGGTGCGAAAACGCGGTGAGCTTGAACTTGACCCGTACCTTCTTAGGGAAGTCATAACCAACTTTGACCCGGACATAACGCCGGAAAGGCGCGACACGCTCATTTATTATCTCAACAGAAACTTTCTGGGATACGGCAAACTCGACCCCCTTATGCATGATGAAAAAATCGAAGATATCACCTGTAATGGTGCAGACATTCCTATCTTCCTCTATCACAGAAGATTTGCCAACGTTGAAACCGACATTCTTTTTGACTCGACCGAACTGAACAAATACGTTTTGAAACTTGCTCAGAGAGGAGACAAACAGCTGTCCTTAACATCGCCGATCATTGATGCAGCGCTGCCGGAAGGTTCGCGTGTCCAGTTGACCTACTCTGACATCATTTCGTCCAAAGGAAGTTCCTTTACCGTCAGAAAATTCAAAGCCGAACCAATGACCCCGGCGGATCTCGTCGTCTCGAATACCTACAGCAGTGAACTCATGGCACACCTCTGGCTCGCTGTAGAAAACAGAAAAAGTATGATTATTGCCGGCGGAACGGCCAGTGGTAAAACCTCGACGATGAATGCAGCGTCGTTTTTTATTCCGGCGGTTGCCAAAATCGTCTCAATCGAAGATACCCGGGAAATTCAGCTGCCCCATGTCAACTGGCTCCCGATGAAAACGCGTGAGAGTGCCGCAAATATTTCCGGTGTTGGAAACGTCAGTATGTTCTCCCTGTTAAAAGCTGCACTTAGACAAAGACCTGAGTACATCATTGTCGGAGAGGTCAGGGGCGAAGAAGCCCAGACATTATTTCAGGCAATGAACACCGGACATACAACCTACTCAACCCTGCATGCCGGAAACGTCAAAGAGGCGATTAACCGGCTCGTAAATGATCCAATTAATGTGCCCGCGGCAATGTTTGGCGCACTTAATCTTGTCGTCATTCAAAGTCTGCTCTACGGAGAAGGAAAAGGGTTCAGGCGCTGTTTATCCTTAAACGAGATCATGGTCAATGATGATACAATTGCATGGACACCCCTGTTTCAGTGGAACCACACAACGGACCGGTTTGATAAAGTTTATACCCGTTCCGCAGTTTTCGACAGCATTGCCTATCAGAACGGCTGGACCGATGAACAGATGCAGGAGAGAATCAACAGCAAAATACAAGCTCTCGATGAGATGGCGGCTTCGGGAAAAACCAACCCGGATGCAGTGGAAAAAGCAATAATTGAGACGATTCTGCGCGAACGAAAGCAATCCTGA